GAGACCAAAATCATCACACTTCTTCCTCACTCTTAAACATAACAGAACTTATTCAGGGCATAGCCAAACCTTTACCCACCTTCCCACAAAACGTTACATGTCCTTAAACAAAGTTATAATGTTATTATTTCTATCAGTgtcttaagaaaaacaaaagacaggccgcgggcctggtggctcacgcctataatcccagcactttgggaggccaaggcagatggatcacgaggtcaggatatggagaccatcctggctaatacagtgaaaccccatctctactaaaaatacaaaaaaaaaaaaaaaaattagccgggtgttgtggcacaagtcccagctacttgggcggctgaggcaggagaatcgcttgaacccgggaggcggaggttgcagtgagccaagatcacgccactgcactccagcctgggcaaagcgagactctgtctcaataaaaaaaaaaaaaaagaaaaacaaaagacaatgGACAGGATAACATAATCCTGCTGACAGGTACCTATTAAATAGGCTACAAAGGTATTCCACTGATAAGACCATTATGAACACTGCAATCTTGCTGGAAATTTAAATTAAGAAACATGCAGTGATCAAGTATATCCCCATTATGGGGTATACTGACCCTACCTGGGACCTCTGCAGATGCAATGGTTGAGATATGGAGCCAATCCCCCCAGGATACTGGCTACCATGTTCTCAGAAGAATTCTCAGTAAACATATGGGCTGTCAAATATTTGCCCAAATATTGGTTACAGATACTTAAGGGATTGTAATCAATTGCACACCTTAAACTTGTGCTGCTCACTTTTCTCATCGgtaagttaaagaaaataaaggagtagAATAAAATAGCCTCTGAAGTACCTTTGTTTCTATTTGTCTATAATCTGcttcttaaaattaaatagaacCTTTTCATTCAATGATTGTCAACTAGATCAGATGTCAGCAAATTACAGCCCAGCACATGAACCAAATTGAGGCTGGTTTTGAACATAAAAGTTTGATTGGGGTGTTGCCACACTATTTGATTCTGtattgtctatgactgctttcCTGCTACAATGGCAGAGGCAAAGTTGAATAGTTGTATAGTTGCAAAAAGACCGTAtgtcccacaaagcctaaaacattCACTAGCTGACAATTTACAGATAATGTCTGCTGACTCCTGAACTAGATGATGAATAACAATTTATATAATTCCAGAAAGCACCGATGCTCTGAGCCCAGTGAGGATAAGTGTTAATTTGACCACAGAAACGAGGGCATCTTATACTTACTTGGGTAAACCTTTAATGCAAGCAGCCAAGTCCTTGGTCATGAAGCCAGCCTCAATTGTCTCAACAGAGACTTCTTCCAAAGCATTTGCAAAGAAGGCAAGCTCTTTATTGTTATCAAGCTTTGCTCTGTGGGCTAACCCTCTGGTCCAGGCAAAAATGGAAGctaaaagaggggaaaaaaacccaacacTCCAATCATCCTAGTTACAGAGGTTTCCAAATGTCTCATAGTTCCCAAAAACAGAGTAGTTTTTTGTTTAGGTGACAGACTTCTTTAGATACTAACCACATGGGCTAGAAGTTTTAGGAGAGTTAGAAATATTTTACcaaacagaaactttaaaaaaacacattttcatgGCATGGTACTAGTGCTTGAAACTTAAGGcattttctaatttgaaaaaGGTCACAATCTCTTCTATCTCTTGTCTACATTGGTCTCCTTTTTCCAGGCTGTAATCTCTTTTTAAAGTGCTATCTTTGAAACTTGTTGAAAGGATCTATCCATGTGACTTTTAGATTTGTAGCCTTATGTGACATTTCACTGCACCAGAGGTAAAGGAAAATGCTTGTTGATAACATTCTTCTCTGTAACCTATGTTCTCCCACAAAACAGAAATGcaaatactgtatattttaagAAGCATATTCAAATAGATCTTATTAGTAGAACAAATCAGCTACTTGGTGATGACTTTGCACACAGAACACTGAGCAGCCAAGGGAACACATCTGAGCTGATTTGGAGAGCACTCTCTGGTGAGAAATCAATGTAAACACCATCTTACCAATGGGATTGGTGGACGTCTCCTGTCCTTTCTGGTACATGCGGTAGTGACGGGTTACAGTCCCGTGGGCAGCCTCTGCTTCTACTGTCTTGCCATCTGGACAAACCAGCACGCTGGTCATCATGCCGAGAGAGCCATACCCTGTAAGTAGCAGAGCATGAAGCATTGGGTCCAACTGCATGAAGAGCACTGAGTCTCTCAGAGATGAGAGCATAAATAACTCAATCTTGATAGGTCTCGGTAAGCAAAGTAAACAAGAGCACATGGAATCACCAATAATTCTGCCTTTCAGAAGGCAGGATCCCTGCTCCAGATGTTAGAGCCAAAGGGTCTGGAAAGGCTGCATTTTCCCCTCACTTGTCTCAGGGATACCTACTCCTTGATGGAGGGTTCAGGGTCCAACTGCCTACATTCCACTCTAGTTCTATGACTTCATAGCTACTGcggctcagttttcttatctgtaaaatgggagaaataacaGCACCTACTTCACCAGGTTGCTGTGGGATtagataaatatacatatattcataaatatatatgaaaataatatatatttatattccttAGAATAGTACTGGACACAGTGAGAGCTCAATCTATTATTGTTATTCTTATGTGCAATGCTCTGCTGTTCTGGGGAAATAAAGATGGATGACAGCTGTCTCTTAAGAACCCTCAAGCTGCTCATGGGACTGGGAAGAGAAGGCAGGTAAACACAGGATCGGTTGGATCCAAGAACATCCCAGTTGCCCTTCCTCGCTCTCTTTCATACCCTCAATACAACAGTTCTCTTCTGTGGTTTCTTATTGAAAGAACTACATTACAACTCTTATATCTATataattgattttcttcttttctccatttttgctACCTCACAACAGCACCTGTGAAGTTAATAATCAACCATGGAGTCATCACAAAGCAACAACACTCCTTCCTCTGTTGCATTCAGTACAAATGAttgtgaggatgtagagaaacagaAGGAGGGTAAGGAGAGTTGTGTAACTCATTTATCTGACAAAAAGTTATCTTTAACCAGGTTGATCTACTGATTTTCAAACTGAGAGGAGATGCCTAACACtgataagagagagaaaaagtagtACTTCTTGGGAAAAACAAACATAATTAAAGTTAACAAACATTCATCTGGGGAGattcaagttcacacagctacCAAGGGGAACTGAAACTGAAGGGCAACTTGGCGCTGAGGAAACCAGGCGCTGTGTTTCTGTTGATTTGGCCCTTACCCCATGCGTGAAATTTCTCCTGGAATTTCTGTAAACAGCCCCTATGGTTGTTTGCTCAATTGATTTGTGTGTAAGCTAAGCAgtaaacaaaaacactttttctttGTGGTTGTTGAGAcaagagccttgctctgttgcccaggctggagtataggggcgtgatctcagctcactgcaacctccgcttcccaggctcaagaaattctcatgcctcagcctcctgagtgccagggactataggcatgtgactgcacctggctaatttttgtatttttttttttaaagtagagatggggttctgctatgttggccaggctggtcttgaactcctggcctcaagtgatccactgccttggcctctcaaagtgctaggattacaggcgtgagccactatgcccagccaaacacatttgttttatattctaCCAGAACAGCAGCTGGCAGAGGGACATGAGTAGGTCCTCCTGCCCAATAAATGAGCTTTGCAGGCACCAAAGCTTGGTTATGACATGATCAGGCTCCTCACTTTATCCCTCCTTGCCCGAGTGCCCTggttttttacattttcaccaaagGACAAGGAGGGCAGGGAAAGGGAGTGATTTTCAGATCAGGTAGGCTTTAAAACTTCAAGGAGTGACACTGGAGCCAGGAGTGTCAATCCACTAATTTATTTCCCACGTGGTCTTGAGTAAATCACTTCTCTAGTCTGAGCTTAATTTCCTTAGCTGTCAGATAAGACGGTGGACCTGGAGGTTTAACATTCCATGATTTTACAACAAAGGACTACAAAACTCCCCTTCCCAAATTAGAGAACTACCCTGGAATGACCCAGTTCCTACAGGCCAGGCTCTACCTCTGTACCTTGGGCCACAGAGTCTGACTGCACGTCACCATCATAGTTTTTACAGGCCCAGATGAAGCCTCCCTCTGATTTCATAGCTTGGGCCACCATGTCGTCGATGAGCCTATGCTCATACCAGATCTTTCGTGCTTCAAATTGGGACTTGTACTGCCtgggaaacaaaagagaaaagaaaataataacaaagaaaattGATTTTGTTAGGGATATCATCTGCTTGTCCCAAACAGAGGACGGGACACACAAGAAGCAGCATATTTTAGTGGAAGTAGCAAGTAGCAGAAACTCAGGAATCTGACAGACATTGGCTCAAATCCCAGCCTAATCATTTTCTAACTGTAAAACTCAATTTGACCATCTGTAGGAACAATTTTACCCACCTTGCAGGGAAgctgtgagaattaagtgagacAGTAGAGTATCCCAATGACTACTTCacttttcagttttcattatACCATAGATCAGATTCTTGAGAttcagcttattttaaaaatacatttttgaaaagactgttctaCTTCTTGGTGTCattcaggaaactaaaatatattCCAGACAGTTTCTGGGCTTGGTATAGATGGGCAGCAGGAGGAGGAATCAAAATGCCTCAGGAACGTTTTGGCCTGAACACTTGCACCTAAAGGGAGTTATGCCAATCTTAAATATTAACACATGCTCACCTCCTGTGCTGTGGAAGCCAGTATTGTTATAAACTTAGACAAGTTCAAATGACTCCactaaaacagaattttaaattctAACAATGGGCTTCAGAAAGAATGGAAATGGGTCTGACTTAGAAACTCACACATGAAAAATTAGAACTTCCTATCACTAACAGGGTACGTTTATTTAAACGTTAAAGAACCTGGCtctgaaaaaaattcatgtgGGGACCTTATTTAAGAACATGTTTATCTTATAAAAGCAACTCAGAGTGGTTTTGTTTCACTCCTGCTAAACCTCAGTTTTGCCCTTATCTTTAAGAGACAGTGATGATTTTCACTCAATTTCCCCAGAATCATAGGGATAGGGAGATACATACTCTATATGCAAATGTCAGCTTActtgagaataaagaaaaagttaaaaaagaactATAGTTACTTGTCATATATTTCCTGAAAGATGTCTTTAAAACGCCCATCATATTTCTTCAGAATAGTGTTTTTGGTGCTCAGATACAAAGGCCAACCCTTAGACAGAGCCATTTGGAAGGAACTGTGTGCAAAATCTTCAATTGACTTATCTTGATTATACATCCCCATGGCAACACCACCACCCTCTGTAGAGAAGAAACcaatgagaggaaaaaaagggagaagaataaATGTAATGTAGTTGTAATAAGGCTAAAGTCACCCACCACAACCAAATGACCTACTTCTCAGCTCTCACATCTGAGACTAGATTTCAGAAGTCCCAGACAGGTTTCCAACCTGAATATTCCACAAATTTCTGAGGCACATAATGAGAGAAAAGCCAGTTCTAGGTAAGGACATTCTAACTTGTTTTGGAAggacaacagaaatgaaaaaacataGTCTTTAAAATCCTGAAGATGCAGAAATACCAAAAACTGATATGAACCAGAAATACATGTaagaaaaggcaaataattttgaaacttcttttgcatactgatatggtttggatatttgtcccttctaaatctcatgttgaaatgtgattcccaatgttggaggtggggcccggtgggaggtgattggaacaTGGGGttggatcccttatgaatggcttagGACCATCCCCTTTGGTGATTACGTGAGTTCTTGCTAAGTTGATTCActtgaaatctggttgtttaaaagagtctgggacctcccccttctctttctcttgctcccgctcttgccatgtgatacacTTATTGTCTGTTCACCTTCTGCCaagattggaagcttcctgaggccctcaccaggaacaGGTGTTGGAGCCaggcttgtacagcctgcagaaccatgagccaattaaacctcttttctttataacttacacagcctcaggtatttctttatagcaacgcaaGAATGGCCAAACACCCTACCTTTACAATTCCCAACATCTATTTTAAACTTTAGGGGTGCACTCAATCCTCAGTTATTGAGAAAAACTTACATTTCAAATACTGAATGAAAACTCTTATAATCTCCTGGAGGATACTGAGCACTCCTACTGTAGTTGGTAGAAATAAGTAGAAATAATTATGCTACATGTAATCACTGTGTTTTACAACTCTTATTGAACTTTGTTATTACTTAAAGATAGAACTTGAATCCATGCCAATGCTCAGGGTTAACTTGGGTTCAGGGTGAAAGGTGCTGAAGCCTGCAGAACCAGATTCCAATAGATATTATttggaagaggcaagaaaaacaaaaggtaggtgagtgttgggtttttttgttcgTGTGAGTGCTTTCAACAACTTCAATAGTGAAGGAAAAGGGCCCACTAATTCTTTCAACAACTTTTGGGTGGGATTTGCCATCAAAGGTAGCAGGGTAGCtgggaaagaaaaggcaaaaagcaAATGTTCTACTCTTTCAcaggataaatacccagaagggCAAGAAGAAAACTTCAGCAAATATATAAGGAAACCTCTTCCAGATACAAACCATATCAGAGCAAAGGGCAGGATTATATGCTGGGTGATTtgagaatattaatatttaatgtatataattcATGCACAGCAGATTTCTGCCAACCTTCTCTCTGTGCTTTAAGATAAATGCATAATCATCTCATTGTCTTTGCCTAAAGGCATTTCCAATTAAGTGGGTAACCCTTTTGTGCCTTTATTCATGCCACAGGAAGGTATGGAAGCAAATTACTTCTTTATGTCAGGTTTAGGGTTTTGCAAAAACACTGTAGGTTCAGATTATATTTTTAGGCAGCCACATAACAAACGTTAAAAAAGCgataaaaatattatctaaatcatctgttaaaaaaaaaaagaagcttatgCTACAGTCATACATACCTTCAAAGTTATGTACCAGGTATGTCACCTTTTGGGTTCCGTCACTTGGTGTGTAGGTTATCTCTACTTTTCCAGGCCCAGGAACAACAAAATCAGTTGCTCTGTACTGTGTAGGGGGGgaaaaggtataaagaaaaacaaaataccctAGCAGGAAGTGTAAGgaaaatattcatataatataGACCTAGAAGACACCTAGACAAATAGGGCAGTATGtccaacttcttctttttttttttttagaagatggGGATGAAGAGGTCCAGATGTTCccccaaatcaataaatatttattaggtgcCTATATGAGGTACAGGAAAGTTTTCTGAGCACTGATCTGAAGAGGACAGAGAATAACATAAGCCACTTTCCTTTAGGAAGTTTACAACCCAATAAAGACATATATAAGTGAAAAGCAATATAAGAGCTTTCAAATGCCAAAAGAGGGTATTAgaaccccccccccaaaaaaaaaaacaactataggATGACAGAGGAAAAGAGGTGACCATGGCAAGGAAGTCAGGGAAGTCTCCCTAGAGGGTGATGATAACAATACTAATTGTAGTACTGAGGTAGCTAATGCTTTGTCCTTACTCTATGCCAGATGCTTTAAATGCTTAACTTGcatcatctcatttgattcttACATCAGTCTTACAAGGAGGGAACTATGATATAGTAGAAATAATGCATCCAGGGTCAAAGGACTTGAGGTCTTGTCCTTACTTAGGCCATCGGGGCTCGGTCTCTCATGGTATCATTGTTACTAGTATAGGACTTGTTCATATGGAGCAATGAAATCATTCTGGGAGCAGCTACAATGGGATGATGATGATTTTTAGGAAAGGGCTGTTCAAGGACAGGCACCTCCCTCATAGGCCTCAGCTACTCGCTGGAATAATATGCCTGGCATATACTAGACATCCATAAGTCTTTGCTGCATTGTATCTTCTTCAATGACTTGAATCAGATACTTGCAGAGTTAGGTACCAGCAGGCGCCAGCCACATCTATATGTGTAGAGAAATACTAATAACAACTGGTAAAAGAGCAGTAacaataaagattaaataagattaaaTACCTACTTTACACAGAACATTTTTGACATATAAAATCCATAAAGTAAATATGGGTGGTAATTTATTACTATTTCTGaaaagggagaaac
Above is a genomic segment from Pongo pygmaeus isolate AG05252 chromosome 11, NHGRI_mPonPyg2-v2.0_pri, whole genome shotgun sequence containing:
- the IDH1 gene encoding isocitrate dehydrogenase [NADP] cytoplasmic, which codes for MSKKISGGSVVEMQGDEMTRIIWELIKEKLIFPYVELDLHSYDLGIENRDATNDQVTKDAAEAIKKYNVGVKCATITPDEKRVEEFKLKQMWKSPNGTIRNILGGTVFREAIICKNIPRLVSGWVKPIIIGRHAYGDQYRATDFVVPGPGKVEITYTPSDGTQKVTYLVHNFEEGGGVAMGMYNQDKSIEDFAHSSFQMALSKGWPLYLSTKNTILKKYDGRFKDIFQEIYDKQYKSQFEARKIWYEHRLIDDMVAQAMKSEGGFIWACKNYDGDVQSDSVAQGYGSLGMMTSVLVCPDGKTVEAEAAHGTVTRHYRMYQKGQETSTNPIASIFAWTRGLAHRAKLDNNKELAFFANALEEVSVETIEAGFMTKDLAACIKGLPNVQRSDYLNTFEFMDKLGENLKIKLAQAKL